One window of Tepidanaerobacter acetatoxydans Re1 genomic DNA carries:
- a CDS encoding pyridoxal-phosphate-dependent aminotransferase family protein: protein MIDKEFLLIPGPTPLPPRVISAMTQPIINHRGPRFKEMFQKAMIALKELINCSGDVYLIPSSGTGAMELSVDNFTSKGDKVLVVDTGIFGERFYMMNVARGRNALRLKVEWGRAVQPEEITEVLISNSDVKAVFIAHNETSATTINDIKQISSRIKKMSDCFIIVDAVSSIGVTEIDIDNWGIDVLIGASQKGLMSPPGIGIVAASKRAVEYAMKKENETYYFDVKSIKKNADINQSFTTFPVSTFLGLSEALKMIQEEGYENIYKRHLIYRNLVRTALKEIGLELVANDADASPGLTGIYAPKGINANDIISMMRERYGVEIASAQGNLKGKAFRISHMGYINSNDLLVAISALECTLKDLGYNDIEMGIGTKKFLELRRKFEV, encoded by the coding sequence ATGATCGATAAGGAGTTTTTACTAATTCCAGGCCCTACACCGCTTCCACCACGCGTGATTTCAGCTATGACTCAGCCAATAATTAATCATAGGGGTCCACGCTTTAAAGAAATGTTTCAAAAAGCGATGATTGCACTCAAAGAATTAATTAATTGCAGCGGAGATGTTTATCTTATTCCATCTTCAGGAACTGGTGCGATGGAACTTTCTGTAGATAATTTTACCAGTAAAGGCGACAAAGTACTTGTTGTAGATACTGGAATTTTCGGAGAACGTTTTTATATGATGAATGTTGCTCGCGGAAGAAATGCATTAAGACTGAAAGTTGAATGGGGAAGAGCTGTGCAGCCTGAAGAAATAACAGAGGTATTAATATCGAATTCTGATGTAAAAGCTGTTTTTATAGCACATAATGAAACCTCTGCTACTACCATAAACGATATAAAACAAATTTCATCAAGAATAAAAAAAATGTCAGATTGTTTTATTATTGTTGATGCTGTAAGTTCAATTGGAGTTACTGAAATTGATATAGATAATTGGGGTATTGATGTTCTTATTGGTGCTTCACAGAAAGGGTTGATGAGCCCACCTGGAATCGGGATTGTAGCCGCCAGCAAAAGAGCAGTGGAATATGCTATGAAAAAAGAAAATGAAACTTACTATTTTGATGTAAAGAGCATAAAAAAGAACGCAGATATTAACCAATCATTTACAACATTTCCAGTTTCTACCTTTCTTGGTCTAAGCGAGGCTCTTAAGATGATACAAGAAGAAGGATATGAAAATATTTATAAACGACACTTAATCTATCGAAACTTAGTAAGAACTGCATTAAAGGAAATTGGATTAGAATTGGTGGCGAACGATGCGGATGCTTCACCAGGTCTTACTGGAATATATGCGCCTAAAGGAATAAACGCAAATGACATAATAAGCATGATGAGAGAGCGTTACGGAGTTGAAATTGCTTCTGCTCAAGGAAATCTCAAAGGAAAGGCTTTTAGGATTAGCCATATGGGATATATCAATTCAAATGACTTACTTGTAGCGATTTCAGCACTAGAATGTACCCTAAAAGACTTAGGCTATAATGATATCGAAATGGGCATAGGAACAAAGAAGTTTTTAGAATTACGAAGGAAGTTTGAAGTGTAA
- a CDS encoding PTS sugar transporter subunit IIA — translation MKSFKRGCEFILEKENLPYIILLTHGNWGQELIKSAEMICGTLKNVYAFPLQPAQSTNDYMVNIESVVKTAPKGSIIIADLFRGTTSNIAAAISAKYDVIALSGLNIAMLIEANEYRTKYKGEELSEKLIEKATENCKNIGKILRESKYLMK, via the coding sequence TTGAAATCTTTTAAGAGAGGATGTGAGTTTATTTTAGAAAAAGAAAATTTGCCATATATTATTTTACTTACGCACGGTAATTGGGGTCAAGAATTAATTAAGAGTGCAGAAATGATATGTGGCACTTTAAAAAATGTTTATGCGTTTCCATTACAGCCAGCTCAATCGACTAATGACTATATGGTTAATATTGAATCAGTCGTGAAGACTGCACCAAAAGGCAGTATCATAATCGCTGATTTATTTCGAGGTACTACATCTAATATAGCAGCAGCAATTTCAGCCAAATATGATGTAATAGCTTTATCGGGTTTAAATATTGCGATGCTTATTGAGGCCAATGAGTATAGGACAAAATATAAAGGTGAAGAGTTATCAGAAAAGCTAATAGAAAAGGCAACTGAAAATTGTAAGAATATAGGTAAAATATTACGAGAATCTAAGTATCTCATGAAATAA
- a CDS encoding PTS sugar transporter subunit IIB, protein MADITMVRVDERLVHGQIIIKWLQAKNANKIIIVDNELCKDPIMGNFLSMTVPQNVNLEIYDIYEAVETLNASESNDKAIILLKNLYLVKFMHQKGVKIKEINIGRIPSGPGKKKIHQNVFLSDEDIDAIEYFREKAVPIIVQMVPDSLPILIYDVI, encoded by the coding sequence ATGGCAGATATTACCATGGTAAGAGTGGACGAGCGACTTGTGCATGGTCAAATAATAATTAAATGGCTCCAAGCTAAAAATGCTAACAAAATTATAATAGTCGATAATGAACTATGCAAAGATCCAATAATGGGAAATTTTTTAAGTATGACTGTTCCACAAAATGTTAACCTCGAAATCTATGACATATATGAAGCAGTAGAAACTCTAAATGCAAGTGAATCGAATGACAAAGCAATTATCTTACTTAAAAATTTATATCTAGTAAAATTTATGCATCAAAAGGGGGTGAAAATTAAAGAAATAAATATCGGTAGGATACCTTCAGGACCAGGAAAGAAAAAGATTCATCAAAATGTTTTTTTATCAGATGAAGATATAGATGCTATTGAATACTTTAGAGAGAAAGCTGTTCCGATTATTGTTCAAATGGTGCCTGATAGTTTACCGATTCTTATTTATGATGTGATTTGA
- a CDS encoding PTS sugar transporter subunit IIA: protein MLGILIVTHSNFGKELLRSAELIVGRQENIETLGLEHGDSVEELYKKVKDSLKKLDRGEGVLILTDLFGGSPSNVTAAAMKENNIKVESISGVNLPMLIEALDLRNTTDLECIIDKIIQTGIFGIKNIKLELKEKSNSA from the coding sequence ATGCTAGGAATATTGATAGTAACTCACAGCAATTTTGGAAAGGAGCTTTTAAGAAGTGCTGAGCTTATTGTAGGAAGACAGGAAAATATTGAAACTTTAGGCCTTGAACATGGAGATAGTGTTGAAGAGTTATATAAGAAAGTTAAGGATTCACTTAAAAAGTTGGATAGGGGAGAAGGAGTTTTAATTTTAACAGATCTTTTTGGTGGCAGTCCATCCAATGTAACTGCTGCAGCCATGAAAGAAAATAATATTAAGGTCGAAAGTATTTCGGGAGTTAATTTACCAATGCTTATAGAGGCTTTGGACTTGAGAAATACTACAGATTTAGAGTGTATTATAGACAAAATTATCCAAACAGGAATTTTCGGAATTAAAAATATTAAGCTTGAGTTAAAAGAAAAAAGCAATAGTGCTTAG
- a CDS encoding sigma 54-interacting transcriptional regulator has translation MMTRKEKVFIALKNLSSDVSAAKIAEDLSFGFDAETISKVTEIDRSNVSRELNELVRENKAIKIIGRPVKFFAKSCLEEILQIKYEGDGVIEDVNNFLHNTNFANDELNTKENDPFARIIGETGSLELAIKQAKAAILYPPRGLHTLITGPTGVGKTTFAEVMYQYAIYNGNISKDAELIVFNCSEYADNPQLILSQLFGYVKGAFTGANQDKAGLIESADGGILLLDEIHRLPPEAQEMLFLLMDKGIYRRLGETDKYHTASILIIGATTENLNSVLLQTFLRRIPMTINLPSLEDRPLNERLEFIETFFMSEASNVKVPIRIHKDVIRAFLLYDCYGNIGQLKGDIQLLCARGFLDYKTYNKKEIEINIHLLPEHIYSGLLSRHKDYSEVFELLEYGKDYYIYKPDDKKLAETINLNSFDVSDNLYKEITKKYNHYLNIGFSNDKISEIINNDIIKYLKKLLKKYDHNTEKALLDKNELFKIINPKVYNAAETALILAEQKLNKHFSNRAIIGLAMHISALMERIADKSLIYYEEINKIALNNPSEFKVAKMIREVLQQELGISIPTGEIGFLTMFLSAVDTGDDYSKIGVIVLAHGEATATSIADVANTLLATEHCKAIDMPLDMKVDNALEKTIEMVKKVDEGKGVLLLVDMGSLTAFAEIITQKANVLTKSIENISTPIVIEAVRKSLLPEMTLSVLVEDLNRANPYIGRIISGDIKNRVNISSSKTILTTCISGMGAAVKIAQLLKNTLNFVDEYNVKIQPVNKAENLDNILDKNGYDDVIAVVGTVDLHIPQVPFIPIDELIIGDGVRKLEKSITGSNNYIKSKKQSEENVFINMLEELLTFLNPIKAYNVVNDSYTATIKLLGIKDSARIKSRYIFHNCCMIERLIQNDILPYNNIDELIQKKMSIYEKVKLSLANIEEAFGITVPDTEIGYIIDLLDTQ, from the coding sequence ATGATGACTAGAAAGGAAAAAGTTTTTATAGCTTTAAAGAATTTGTCATCTGACGTATCAGCAGCAAAAATTGCAGAAGACCTAAGTTTTGGATTTGATGCAGAAACTATTTCTAAAGTCACTGAAATCGATAGAAGCAATGTAAGTAGAGAATTAAACGAATTAGTAAGAGAAAACAAGGCTATCAAAATTATTGGAAGGCCTGTAAAGTTTTTTGCAAAATCTTGCCTAGAAGAAATTTTGCAAATAAAGTATGAAGGTGATGGGGTAATAGAAGACGTAAATAATTTTTTGCATAATACCAATTTTGCTAATGATGAATTGAATACAAAAGAAAACGATCCTTTTGCAAGAATAATTGGAGAAACAGGTAGTTTAGAACTGGCAATAAAACAAGCGAAAGCAGCTATATTATACCCTCCAAGAGGACTTCATACGTTAATAACAGGGCCAACGGGTGTAGGCAAGACTACATTCGCGGAAGTAATGTATCAATATGCAATATATAATGGAAATATTTCAAAAGATGCCGAACTTATAGTATTTAATTGCTCTGAATATGCCGATAATCCCCAATTAATTTTATCACAGTTATTCGGTTATGTTAAAGGAGCTTTTACAGGTGCAAATCAAGATAAAGCCGGCCTTATTGAAAGTGCTGATGGGGGTATATTATTGCTTGACGAAATTCACAGGCTGCCACCTGAAGCACAAGAAATGTTGTTTCTACTTATGGATAAGGGTATATACAGAAGACTAGGAGAAACAGATAAATACCATACTGCAAGCATATTAATAATTGGAGCTACCACAGAAAATTTAAATTCAGTACTTTTGCAAACTTTTTTGCGGAGAATTCCAATGACAATAAATCTTCCATCTTTGGAGGATAGACCTCTTAATGAAAGATTAGAATTCATAGAAACTTTTTTTATGAGCGAGGCAAGTAATGTTAAAGTGCCAATTAGAATACACAAGGATGTAATTAGAGCTTTTTTGCTTTATGACTGCTACGGAAATATCGGGCAACTTAAAGGTGATATACAGCTTCTATGTGCGAGAGGATTCTTAGATTATAAAACCTATAATAAAAAGGAGATTGAAATAAATATTCATCTTTTGCCGGAACATATATACAGTGGCTTACTAAGCAGACACAAAGATTACAGTGAAGTTTTTGAGCTATTAGAGTACGGCAAAGACTATTATATATACAAACCTGACGATAAAAAGTTAGCAGAAACTATTAACTTGAACAGCTTTGATGTATCTGATAATTTGTATAAAGAAATAACTAAAAAGTATAATCATTATCTAAATATAGGCTTTTCAAATGATAAAATCAGCGAAATCATAAATAATGATATAATAAAATATTTAAAAAAACTCTTAAAGAAATATGATCATAATACAGAAAAGGCCTTGTTGGATAAAAATGAATTATTTAAAATTATAAATCCGAAGGTATATAATGCTGCGGAGACAGCATTGATACTTGCGGAACAAAAATTAAATAAACATTTCAGCAATAGAGCTATAATAGGTCTTGCTATGCATATAAGTGCTTTGATGGAAAGGATAGCTGACAAAAGCCTAATTTATTATGAAGAAATAAATAAAATTGCTTTAAATAATCCGAGCGAGTTTAAGGTGGCCAAAATGATTAGAGAAGTTTTGCAGCAAGAGTTAGGAATCAGCATACCGACAGGCGAAATTGGTTTCCTAACTATGTTTTTAAGTGCTGTTGATACAGGTGATGATTACAGCAAAATTGGAGTTATAGTTTTAGCTCATGGAGAGGCAACAGCTACTAGTATTGCTGATGTTGCCAATACCTTGCTTGCTACGGAACATTGCAAAGCAATTGACATGCCACTTGATATGAAAGTAGACAATGCATTAGAAAAAACTATAGAAATGGTTAAAAAAGTAGATGAAGGAAAAGGAGTATTATTGCTGGTGGATATGGGATCCCTTACTGCTTTTGCAGAGATTATTACTCAGAAAGCAAATGTTTTAACTAAATCCATAGAGAATATTTCTACCCCAATAGTAATAGAAGCTGTAAGAAAAAGCCTATTGCCAGAAATGACCTTATCAGTTCTTGTTGAAGATCTAAATAGAGCAAACCCATATATCGGAAGAATAATTAGTGGAGATATTAAAAACAGAGTTAATATTTCATCTTCAAAAACAATACTTACTACATGTATTTCAGGCATGGGTGCTGCTGTAAAAATTGCACAACTTTTAAAAAACACTTTAAATTTTGTGGATGAATATAATGTCAAGATACAACCAGTAAATAAAGCTGAAAACTTGGATAATATCTTAGATAAAAATGGTTACGACGATGTAATAGCTGTAGTTGGAACAGTAGATTTGCATATACCACAAGTTCCTTTTATCCCAATAGATGAACTAATAATAGGAGATGGAGTTAGGAAACTGGAAAAAAGTATTACTGGTTCGAACAACTATATAAAAAGTAAAAAACAATCGGAAGAAAACGTATTCATTAATATGTTGGAAGAATTACTTACTTTTCTAAATCCTATAAAAGCATATAATGTGGTTAATGATTCATATACTGCAACAATAAAATTGTTAGGTATAAAGGATTCTGCCAGAATTAAATCTAGATACATTTTTCACAATTGCTGTATGATAGAAAGGCTTATTCAAAATGATATATTACCGTATAACAACATTGATGAATTAATACAAAAAAAGATGAGTATATATGAAAAAGTGAAATTATCTCTAGCAAACATTGAAGAAGCATTTGGCATTACCGTTCCTGACACAGAAATAGGGTATATAATAGACTTGCTTGACACACAATAG
- a CDS encoding response regulator, translated as MEKITVVLADDHVLMRKGLRKILEMEEDIEVIDEASDGIEAIEKVMEKKPQVLLLDINMPKLNGIEVTKSLREKNVDSQIVILTIYDDREYLLELLKLGISGYVLKDIEPQGLIEAVRSASRGETYIQPNLTRALVAEYNRLTQPVSNNDVRKNLTAREKEVLADIAKGMSNREISIDLGISEKTVKNHVSSILRKLNLMDRTQAAVFAIKNRLV; from the coding sequence TTGGAAAAAATTACTGTGGTGCTGGCTGATGACCACGTACTTATGCGAAAAGGTCTTAGAAAAATCTTAGAGATGGAAGAGGATATTGAAGTCATAGACGAGGCTTCCGATGGAATCGAAGCCATCGAGAAGGTTATGGAGAAAAAGCCTCAAGTTCTTCTCCTAGACATAAATATGCCAAAGTTAAACGGCATAGAAGTGACAAAGTCTCTAAGAGAAAAGAATGTCGACTCACAAATAGTGATTCTAACGATATATGATGATAGGGAGTATCTTTTGGAATTATTAAAGCTTGGAATATCCGGCTATGTTTTGAAAGACATAGAACCTCAAGGCCTAATAGAAGCAGTTCGAAGTGCAAGTCGTGGTGAAACATATATACAGCCTAATTTGACACGAGCACTGGTGGCTGAGTATAATAGGCTGACACAGCCTGTATCAAATAATGATGTAAGAAAAAATCTTACGGCAAGGGAAAAAGAAGTTTTGGCGGATATAGCCAAAGGTATGAGCAACAGAGAAATATCTATTGACCTGGGTATTAGTGAGAAAACTGTAAAGAACCATGTCAGCAGCATACTGCGCAAGCTCAACTTGATGGATCGAACGCAAGCTGCAGTTTTTGCTATCAAAAATAGGCTTGTTTAG
- a CDS encoding sensor histidine kinase, translating into MHKTQINIEYLNEVINSTIDAIEKGQKEIFNIFEHARQECERIQRELEDLKAQVKDRIREVDNLAKLEKSAKFKLMIVSRDFEKHSEEDIKAAYEETKDIQIRLSIERQKEIQLREKRDDLERNLKSMLNILNQSEHLMMQLGVALGFLKGDLKDMSGHISDINERRNLAAKIIKAQEEERQRVARDIHDGPAQTLANIVIQTDICERLMERDLNEAKKELNQLKKIVRSSLQELRKIIFNLRPSSLDNLGLQAVTKRYCEEFQEETGIRTEFRFFGDKTRLGSEIEVTIFRLIQEALTNVKKHSKAKNCIVKLEFGDGKANLVIADDGVGFEVSTKDSSDSEQHFGIMTIKERVALVDGSFNIESEPGQGTKLFATIPFANRL; encoded by the coding sequence ATGCATAAAACCCAAATAAATATAGAATATCTAAATGAAGTGATAAATTCTACTATTGATGCAATTGAAAAAGGGCAAAAAGAGATTTTTAACATTTTTGAGCATGCAAGACAAGAGTGTGAGCGCATACAAAGAGAGCTTGAAGATTTAAAAGCTCAAGTTAAAGATAGAATCAGAGAGGTTGACAACCTAGCTAAGCTAGAAAAATCAGCTAAATTTAAGTTGATGATAGTAAGCAGGGACTTTGAAAAACATTCGGAGGAAGATATAAAAGCTGCTTATGAGGAAACCAAGGATATACAGATAAGACTTTCTATTGAGCGTCAAAAAGAAATTCAGCTTAGGGAAAAACGAGATGATCTTGAGCGGAATCTAAAAAGCATGCTTAATATATTAAACCAATCAGAACATTTGATGATGCAGTTGGGAGTGGCTTTAGGTTTTTTAAAGGGAGATCTTAAGGATATGTCGGGGCACATTTCAGATATTAATGAGAGACGTAACCTTGCAGCTAAAATCATAAAGGCCCAGGAAGAAGAACGGCAGCGCGTGGCACGGGATATCCATGATGGGCCGGCTCAGACACTGGCTAATATAGTTATTCAAACAGATATATGTGAAAGGCTTATGGAAAGAGATTTGAATGAAGCTAAAAAGGAGTTGAACCAACTAAAAAAAATTGTTCGATCGTCCTTGCAAGAACTAAGAAAAATCATATTTAATTTAAGGCCTTCATCTTTAGACAATCTTGGACTGCAAGCAGTTACAAAACGTTATTGTGAGGAATTTCAGGAAGAAACCGGTATAAGGACGGAGTTTCGATTTTTTGGAGATAAAACAAGACTTGGTTCTGAAATCGAAGTGACGATTTTTAGGTTAATTCAGGAAGCCCTTACAAATGTGAAAAAACATTCAAAAGCAAAAAACTGCATTGTTAAACTAGAGTTTGGCGACGGTAAAGCGAATTTAGTTATAGCTGATGACGGGGTAGGCTTTGAAGTATCTACCAAAGATAGCAGCGACTCTGAGCAACATTTTGGCATTATGACAATAAAAGAGCGGGTTGCTCTTGTCGATGGCTCTTTTAATATTGAATCTGAACCGGGTCAAGGTACTAAATTATTTGCAACTATTCCTTTTGCTAACAGACTTTAA
- the metK gene encoding methionine adenosyltransferase: protein MGKNFLFTSESVTEGHPDKICDQVADAILDSILSKDPLARVACEVAVTTGLVMVMGEITTDCYVDIPSVTRETVKQIGYTRAKFGFDCDTCAVITSINEQSPDIAMGVNCAYEARQSMDNADEFDKIGAGDQGMMFGYAVNETSELMPMPISLAHKLARRLADVRKNDVLPFLRPDGKTQVTVQYEDSKPVRVDKIVVSAQHSSSVELLTLEEGIIEEVIKKIIPAHLMDKKTQIYVNPTGRFVVGGPHGDSGLTGRKIIVDTYGGYGRHGGGSFSGKDPTKVDRSASYAARYVAKNIVAAGLASKCELQLAYAIGVSRPVSVMIDTFGTGILPDEEIEKLVINNFDLRPGAIIRDLDLRRPIYRQIASYGHFGRDELDLPWEKVDKAEILKNQAGSL from the coding sequence ATGGGGAAAAACTTTTTATTTACTTCAGAATCAGTAACTGAAGGGCATCCGGACAAAATATGCGATCAAGTAGCTGATGCTATTCTTGACTCGATTTTAAGCAAAGATCCTTTGGCAAGAGTTGCCTGCGAAGTGGCTGTTACCACAGGTTTGGTAATGGTTATGGGAGAAATTACAACTGATTGTTATGTGGATATTCCCAGCGTTACTCGAGAAACCGTAAAGCAAATAGGATACACTCGGGCTAAATTTGGCTTTGACTGTGACACATGTGCAGTAATTACCAGTATAAATGAGCAATCACCTGATATTGCCATGGGCGTTAACTGTGCATATGAAGCAAGGCAAAGCATGGACAATGCTGATGAATTTGATAAGATTGGTGCCGGTGATCAAGGCATGATGTTCGGATATGCCGTAAATGAAACTTCGGAACTAATGCCTATGCCTATTTCGCTTGCTCATAAGCTAGCAAGAAGGCTTGCTGATGTCAGAAAAAATGATGTGCTTCCGTTTTTAAGGCCTGATGGGAAGACTCAGGTCACGGTGCAGTATGAAGATTCAAAACCTGTAAGGGTTGACAAGATTGTGGTTTCTGCTCAGCATAGCTCTTCGGTGGAACTTTTGACTTTAGAAGAAGGCATTATAGAAGAAGTCATCAAAAAAATAATTCCGGCGCATTTAATGGATAAAAAAACACAAATTTATGTTAACCCCACAGGCCGCTTTGTTGTGGGAGGACCTCACGGCGATTCGGGCTTGACAGGTCGTAAAATCATAGTTGATACATATGGTGGTTATGGCCGCCACGGCGGAGGTTCATTTTCAGGTAAAGATCCTACGAAAGTCGATCGTTCCGCATCTTATGCGGCTCGCTATGTGGCTAAAAATATTGTTGCAGCAGGCCTTGCTTCCAAATGTGAGCTTCAGCTTGCGTATGCTATAGGTGTGTCAAGACCGGTTTCGGTAATGATTGATACATTTGGTACAGGTATTTTGCCTGATGAAGAAATTGAAAAGTTAGTAATAAATAATTTTGATCTTCGCCCCGGCGCCATTATAAGGGATTTAGATCTTAGAAGACCGATATATAGACAGATAGCATCTTATGGGCATTTTGGGCGAGATGAGCTAGACCTACCTTGGGAGAAAGTAGATAAAGCAGAAATATTAAAAAATCAAGCCGGCAGCCTTTAG